Proteins from one Fibrobacter sp. UBA4297 genomic window:
- a CDS encoding DMT family transporter codes for MFNYVFLILAIFAEAAGTTLLKMSEQFTKLVPSLASLICYVASLYLLSLCLRTIPIGIAYATWSALGIALITISGIFFFKQMPDLGAIIGLVLIISGVAVLNLFSKMDIH; via the coding sequence ATGTTCAACTACGTATTCCTTATCCTCGCCATTTTTGCAGAAGCCGCCGGCACCACGCTCCTCAAGATGTCGGAACAATTCACCAAACTTGTTCCTTCCTTAGCCTCGCTCATCTGCTATGTCGCCTCGCTTTACCTGCTGAGTCTATGCCTGCGCACCATCCCCATCGGCATCGCGTACGCCACCTGGTCGGCACTGGGCATCGCCCTAATTACAATAAGCGGCATTTTCTTTTTCAAGCAGATGCCGGATTTGGGCGCCATTATCGGGCTCGTCCTGATTATTTCAGGCGTCGCCGTATTGAATCTTTTCTCAAAAATGGATATCCACTAG